Sequence from the Desulfonatronum sp. SC1 genome:
TACATTCTGACCCGGGCGACCTGACCCAAGAGACTTGACCAGGTGTCTTCCCGTTTGCCGATTCGCTCCTGACCGGGTATCCTTTTCAACCACTACAGCCCTACTTCGTAACAGATCGAACCATGTCCAGCCATTCCAACGCCACGTTCATGCCCAGGGAGGCAGCTCCATTGCAACATCCCGTCGATGAAACCATCGCCGCCCCCCGCGACGCGACACCGCAAGCACCGGCCCAAATCCGCGAACAAACCGCCCCCCCGGACGGACATGCCCTATTCTCCGCCATTAACCACCCCAAGGATATCGGCGCGCTGAACATCGCCCAGTTGGAAGCCGTGGCCCGGGAGGTTCGCCGGGCGATCATCTCCACGGTCTCGGCCAACGGCGGGCATCTCGCCCCGTCCCTGGGCGTGACCGACCTGACCCTGGCTTTGCTGAAGGTGTTCAATCCGGAATGCGACCGGCTGGTCTGGGACGTGGGGCACCAAGCCTACGCCTACAAAATCCTGACCGGCCGCCGAGAAAGTTTCCACACCCTGCGCACCCTGGGCGGGATCAGCGGCTTTCCGCGCATGGCCGAGAGCCCTTTCGACCATTTCGGCGTGGGGCACTCCAGCACCTCCATCTCCGCAGCCCTGGGAATGGCCATCGCTCGCGACCTGGCCGGTGAGGACCATGCCGTGGCCGCCATCATCGGCGACGGCTCCATGACTGCCGGCCTGGCCTACGAGGGCCTGAACCAGGCCGGGGACCTGGGGGTGAACCTGACCGTGGTGCTCAACGACAACGAGATGTCCATCTCCCGCAACGTCGGGGCCTTGTCCTCCTTTCTCAGTCGCAAACTATCCAAACGCTGGGTGCAGCGCTTCAAACAGCAGATGGAAACCTGGATGCGCCAAGTCCCACGATTCGGCGACGACCTAGCCAATTACGCCCGACTCAGCGAATCCTCCTTCAAGGGCTTCTTCACTCCGGGGATGATCTTCGAAGCCTTCAAGTTCAACTACATCGGCCCGATCAACGGGCACAACATGCGGGACATGGTGGACATTTTCCAGCAAGTCCGGGAACTGGAAGGCCCGGTCCTGGTCCACGTCCTGACCACCAAGGGCAAGGGCTACGCTCCGGCGGAAAACAACCCCACCTATTTTCACGGCGTGGGCTGCTTTGTTCCGGAAACCGGCGAAGCCAAGAAAATGCCCGCCTGCCTGCCGCCCTATACGGAAATCTTCGGACGGACTCTGGTGGACCTGGCAGCGAAAAACGACAAGATCGTGGCCATCACCGCGGCCATGCCTGAAGGCACCGGGTTGAACTATTTCGCGGACGCCTATCCGGACCGCTTCTTCGACGTGGGCATCTGCGAACAGCACGCCGTGACCATGGCCGCCGGACTGGCTTCCCAGGGCTACAGGCCGGTGGTGGCGGTCTATTCCACCTTTCTGCAGCGCTCCTACGACCAAGTGGTCCACGACGTCTGCCTCCAGAACCTGCCCGTGACCCTCTGTCTGGATCGGGCCGGGGTGGTGGGCGAGGACGGAGCGACGCACCACGGCGTCTTCGATGTTTCCTTTTTGCGCCACATCCCGAACCTGCTGTTCATGGCACCCAAGGACGAGGCGGAACTGCAACGCATGCTGGTCACGGCCCTGAACCACCCCGGTCCGGCCGCTATCCGCTACCCCCGGGGCGTGGGCGTGGGCTCGCCATCCCTGGATAATCCGTCACCGCTGCCCCCGGCCCAGGGCGAAACCTTGCGCCACGGAGGGGACGCGGTGGTCGTGGCCCTGGGCAGCCGGGTGCACCCCTCCCTGGAAGCCGCCGAAGAACTGTCCGCGGAAACGGGTTGCGAAGTCACCGTGTTCAACGCCCGGTTCATCAAGCCGCTGCCTGAAGCCCAATTGTTGGAGCTGGCCCGAACGCACTCCCGGATGCTGATCGTGGAGGAAAACGCTGTGGCCGGGGGCTTCGGGTCAGCGGTGCTGGAACTGTTTGCCGCCCAAGGCGTGCTCCGGAACCAGCGCATCCGCCTGCTGGGCATCCCGGACGTCTTCGTGGAGCACGGTCCGCAGCGAATGCTGCGCAAACAACTCGGCCTGGACAAAACCGGGATCAAGGATGCACTGGGCGAACTCTTTGCCGCCGCCCCCCTGAATCAAAAGGACAGCTGATTCGACGGAGCGCATGTCCAAATTCCTGATCCTGATCACCGTCTTTCTCATCGTCACCGGCTTGTTCCGGCCGCTCCTCCGAAAACTTCGACTGGGCAGGCTACCCGGCGATTTTCTGATTCAGCGGGGCAGTTTCCGGCTGTACCTGCCCGTGACCAGTTCCATCGTGGTCGGGTTGGCCCTGATCGTTATGGTTTGGCTGTTCCGTCATTGACCGATCTCCGGCCCGACGCCGCGCCCTCGACCCAACTCCAACCGGGAACACTCCGATGACCTCGCAAGACCTTCGGGATCTGTTCGTCAAAACCTCCGCCCAGCCGGATTCCCGGACAACCGTCGCTATGCCCGACCCCAACCGCGGCACCGGGCGCCACCTGCCCCCGTGCATTATCGTCGTGTTCGGCGCATCCGGCGACCTGGCCATGCGCAAGCTTTTTCCAGCGTTGTACCACCTCTACAGCGGAGGGCACCTTCCTGAACATTTCGCCATTGTCGGTTGCAGCCGGACCGAATTCGACGATTCCGGATTTCGCGACCATGTCCGAGATTCCCTGCCGTCCTCGGACAACGGCGACCAGGACCACCGCGACGCCTTTCTCCGCTCCGCCTGCTACCAGCAACTGAAATATGACAATTCGGACGACTACATGGCCCTGAGTCGCCGTCTCGAATCCGTCGGAGCGTTCTTCGGCACCCAGGGCAACACGCTATTCTACCTAGCCGTTCCTCCACAGCTCTACCCGGAGATATCCACCCGGCTCGGTCAGAGCGGCTTGGCTCAGGAAAAAGACAGGACCCGTGAATGGTCCAGAGTGGTTCTGGAAAAGCCCTTTGGCCACGACCTGGAATCGGCCAAAACGCTCAGCGATGTGCTGCACCGACATTTCGATGAGCACCAGATCTTTCGCATCGATCACTACTTGGCCAAGGAAACCGTGCAAAACGTGCTCATGTTTCGCTTTGCCAACACCATTTTCGAGCCGCTCTGGAACCGCAACTACATCGACTACGTGGGCATCACCGCGGCGGAAACCCTGGGCGTGGAGAAACGGGCCGGATACTACGAGCAGGCCGGGGTGCTCCGGGACATGTTTCAGAACCACATGATGCAACTGCTTTCCCTGGTGGCCATGGAACCACCGGCCCGGTTCCAGGACGAGCCGGTACGCGACGACAAGACCAAGGTTTTTCGCTCGCTAAGGCCTTTTGAACTCCAGGGCAAGTTCAGCGACTTGGTCCTGGGCCAGTACGCCGCTGGCCGGATCGGTGACCAGAACGTACCCGGGTACCGGGACGAGGAGAACGTCGCACCGGACTCCCTCACCCCCACATACGCCTTGCTACGTTCCTACATCGACAACTGGCGCTGGCAGGGCGTGCCGTTTTATATTTGCTCCGGCAAACGCCTGACCAAGAAGTTGACCCGGGTCATCATCCAATTCAAGGACGTCCCCCACGCCATGTTCCGGCATATTCTCGGCGAACGGATTTCCTCCAACCGTCTGATCCTGGGCATCCAGCCGGACGAAGTGATCAACCTGACCTTCCAGGCCAAGATTCCAGGAATGAACAACATCCTGCGCACCGTGACCATGAATTTTGACTACAACCAGGAAGGCAAGACGGTCATCAAGGACGCCTATGAAAAAGTGCTCATGGACTGCCTGCTGGGCGACCAAATGCTGTTCTGGCGTCAGGACGCGGTCCGGCTCTGCTGGGCCTACCTCACCCCGATCCTGGAACTGTGCGAATCCTGCGGAGACCGGGCCAAGCATCTCAACTTCTATCCCGCCGGAGGCTGGGGGCCGGAAGCCGCCGCCACGCTGTACCCTGATTACCTCAAGGACCACGCATGACAGCAGTTTCAGGAATAATTATCCCAAGCCGTCTTCTTCCGCTTTCCACTCGCTCACATTGCGCTTCTGCGTGTCAAAGTTGATCCCCAGCAAGATGATCTGTTTGCCCAGGCCTCGATAGGCCTGGGCGTAGCCCTTGTCCTTGATCTGGGCCAGGGCCTCGTCCGCGCTCTGGTTGCACTTGAACTCGATGATGTAGATCCGCTCCCCTACGTGCATCACCAGATCGATCCGCCCGTCGCAGGTCAGCACTTCGCTGCGGGCGTCCACGCCTGAAGCGCTGACCATCAGGTAGAACACTGTGTGGAAATAGGATTCGTCGCGGTTGGTTTCCAGGGTATAGGCGAGATCCTTAAAGATGGCCGCGACCGTGTCCATGAAGGCGGTCAGGTCGTCGGCAAGCAGATGCTCCGCCAGCAGGACGAACCTGGACTGATCGCGGAGGTTCTGGGCGTAGGTGTGGAGCAGTTTCTCCAAAAAGGCGGATTTCACTTCCTGGTTGGGGTAGTCAAAAGTGTACAGCCGACCGGAAATATCCTTGATGGTCACGTAGCCGGTCTGGAACAGCAGGGCCTCGGGCTGGAGGTTTTCCAAATCGTAGGTGCTGAACATGCTCACCGTGGCCTGCATGTTCTCGATTTCCGGCAGGTACCAGTTCTTCTCCCGGAGCAGGTTAATCAGGAATGTGGGCGTCCCGGTCTCGAACCAGTAGTTGCGGAAAGCCTGTTCTTGAAGGGAACTCAGGACGGAAAAAGGGTTGTAGACCCGGACATCCTTTTCGGAAAAACGGTATCCGTTGTACATCAACCGCAGCTTGTCCAAGACCTCCTGAGATGTCTGGTCGGTCTCCCGGGCGAAATGGGCCACGTACTCCACGAAGCTGGCTTCCAGTTCCTCCTGGGTGTATCCGAGCATCTCCGCGTAATGGCGACTCATGGTCAGGTCCGTGAGGTTGTTCAATTCCGAAAAAATGGACACCCGGCTGAATTTGGAGACCCCGGTGATGAACACGAAGCGCAGCGCGTCGGCCACGTTGCTTTCTTTGATCACCCCGAAAAACTGTTTCAGCTTGTCACGGTTGCCCTTGGCAATGTTTAGTTCCTTCTCGCCCTTGCCCAGGTGATCAATGAGCGGCTTGTCGTATTCGTCGACAAGGATCACGACTTTCTGGCCGGTCTTTTGATGCAGGGCGATGATCAGTTCCATGAACCGCCCTTTAAGCATCGTTGTCTGAATCGGTATGTCGTTGGCCCGTGCGACCAGGCCGATGTGCTCGTGCAGGCTGGCCGTCAATATGTCCGGGGTCTCGTGGCTGATTCCATTGAAATCCAAGAGGACCACCGGATGCTCCCGCCAGTCCCATTCCCCGTGTTCCGCGATCCACAGCCCCTCGAACAGCTCCCGCCGACCCTCGAACAGGCAGCGCAGCGTGGACACGGTCAGGGACTTGCCGAAGCGTCGAGGCCGGGACAAGAAATAATACTTGCCTTGATCCACCATCCTGTAGATATGGCTGGTCTTGTCCACATAAAGCTGTTCATTCTGACGAATGCTCTCAAAGGACGAGTCGCCGACGGGCAGGTTGGGCAGTCTGGGCATGGGGCTCCTGGTCCGGACCTGTTTGAAATGTTCGAAAGACTGGTTCCTTCTGTTTGCGGCCAATCCTAAATCGCCTGCTTCTGGGGAATTTCATTAGAATACCTCAAGTTCGGTGCCTAGCCTGGGTCAATATTTTGGAATAGGCGGGCATAGAGTCGACCTTTGATTTCCTGCATCGTATGGCGCGCTCTCGCCTCTGCTATCAGTTCCGCAGTGCGCTTTTGAGTTTACTCGCATCGCTTGATGGCAGGGCTGCTAGCTTTTCTTTAAGAGTTAAGTAGCATTCAGCGATTCAAGGCATGCCAAAGACTCACGGTCCCATTGTGAAATCGGCGCATTATCTTCATCGCGGCAGAGCGGGACATTCCCACCAAGATGAGGCAGCACCGGTGTATAGTATTCTGTATCCGGTGCGATATGACTGGCATACCCCGCGAGTTTGTTGACGGCGTAACACAGCAATTCAGGATCAGCCGGTGGATCGTCCATTGGATCGTCCGGACGAGATGATTCATCGGACATAAGGAATTGGCCATAACCAGCCGTCAGCTCTCTTGCTTTTTCCCAAGAATAAGCCTGCCTTGCTTCAACCGGCTCAAACCCGAGAGTTTTGCCGACATCCTCAATCAGTTCCGGAATGGACCATCGATGAAAGGATATGGCTCCTATTGCCTGACCGGGCAGTACGAAATGTTGTCGCGCATCACTACTACCCGAGTTGTCAGGCATGGAGCGAATAAACGCTGCCAGATCGACGTTGCAAGCCTCGGCTATCTGGACCGTTGACGTGAGAGCTTCGGGAAAATTCTGAAACAGCAACGCCGCTTCATCGTCTGATCGGTAATGGAAAGGGTAACGTCCACGGCTGTAATGATGGATGTTGTTGAGGCTTATTCCCGAATTGATGCACCACAGGATGTCGTAAATCAGGGACTCCTCTTCGTCCGGGTAACGACAGGACATGGTGGCGACAAGTGGAAGTCGTGTGGCCGTGGCCAACTCAACGGTTGCGGCGTTGATTTCGGGTGAGTCTGGAATTTCGCTGGGCTCTATCCCTAGATAGAAACTGTCTGGGAAGGTTCCCTTGAGGAAACCGGCGATGTCAATGGCGGCGTCGGTGCCTTTATTGGCGAGGCAGGCGGAGACAGGGCCGTTACGAGAAGGGGAAATGGCGATCAAGCCCTCTTGGTATCTGGATAAGAGTTCTTTATCCACCCTTGGCCGGCAGAAGTATCCTTCCATGTGGGCTAATGAAACCAAGGCAATAAGGTTTTGGAATCCAACGACGTCCTTTGCAAGCAAAATGAGCTGGTGTCCTGGCTTGGCCTTGAAGGAACGGGGCTTATGGAGCCTGCTTTCGGGGGCTACATGAATTCTGCAGCCAATGATCGGCTTGATGCCGTATTCCTGCGCTGCCTTGAAGAAATGAATCGCGCCGTAAAGGTTGCCCACATCCGTGAGGGCCAAGGACGATTGACCGTCGGCGGCCGCTCTGGCGCACAGATCCCTAACTCGATTCAGGCTCCCGTTCAGGCCGTACTCACTCTGGCAATCCAAGTAGATGAACTTGTTTTCGGTTACGTTTGGCAACCCAAAAAGCTGATTCAATGAATCCACGGTTTCGGCATCCAGCATTTGATCAGGCCTCCCACCATTGCCCATCCGCATGGGGTTCGACATTTGGAAACAAGCCTGCATACTGATCCGGGGCAAAGCTGTGAATCGGAACAACTTTGCGCGGGGACAAAGCGTTGGCGAAAGCCTTCAACTCGGAAGGTCCGGCATGGCCCGAGGTATGGATGCTTTGCTTGGCAATATCCCTCGACTCAAGCCAGGATTTAACGCGATCGTAAAGCCCTCGCTCCCAGTATCCTTCCCACTGGGAGTAAATATACGCCGCGCCGGAGAGACATTCCGCCCTGTCGAGATCGCCCATGAACAATGGCCGAAATAGCAGAGTGTACTCGCTCGGTGCCGCCTGAAGGTGCTGTCCATAGATTCGGTTCGCGGAATGATGCTTGAGCTGGTCGAACCAAGCGTTCGTTTTGATCTGAATCCTTTGAGGCTGTGGAACGAAGAGAGCGACATTTTGCCAATTTGACTGTGGAATGTTCGGGTTCCCCGTAGCCTCCAGAATCGCGGCGGTATATAGGTCCATGACCATCTTTCTGCCAGTGCGTTTTGTCGCTCGCAGGATCGACACGATGCGATCAATATTCTGACCCGAGGCGTGAACCATGGCCAGCCCTTTGGTCGCGGAGAACACCTGGACAAGCTGCTCTTCAATCTCCGCTTCCGTTGGAAAGCGCCCTGCTTCATCCAAGCGTCCCAGGGACGAACCTTCCAGCAACAGGACGTCGACATCTTTTGGTGGACGGGAAAGGAGATTGTTGAAAAGCTTGGCCTTTCTGCCATGACCGCGAAAGTCGCCGCTGTAGAAAAGTCGTTTGCCGCCCGCCTCGATCAACAAGGCATAGGAGTCGTAGGCGGAGTGGTCCACAAGATACGGGGTTACGCGAAACGGACCGGTCTCCATGGCAGTCCATGCATCATAGTCCCTACCTGCCGGAAGGTCAGGCCAGTTGTCGGG
This genomic interval carries:
- a CDS encoding PHP domain-containing protein; this encodes MLDAETVDSLNQLFGLPNVTENKFIYLDCQSEYGLNGSLNRVRDLCARAAADGQSSLALTDVGNLYGAIHFFKAAQEYGIKPIIGCRIHVAPESRLHKPRSFKAKPGHQLILLAKDVVGFQNLIALVSLAHMEGYFCRPRVDKELLSRYQEGLIAISPSRNGPVSACLANKGTDAAIDIAGFLKGTFPDSFYLGIEPSEIPDSPEINAATVELATATRLPLVATMSCRYPDEEESLIYDILWCINSGISLNNIHHYSRGRYPFHYRSDDEAALLFQNFPEALTSTVQIAEACNVDLAAFIRSMPDNSGSSDARQHFVLPGQAIGAISFHRWSIPELIEDVGKTLGFEPVEARQAYSWEKARELTAGYGQFLMSDESSRPDDPMDDPPADPELLCYAVNKLAGYASHIAPDTEYYTPVLPHLGGNVPLCRDEDNAPISQWDRESLACLESLNAT
- a CDS encoding MBL fold metallo-hydrolase, translated to MNICIHRGSNQIGGSCVEIEQDGQRIIVDLGLPLDADDNVPDYLPDVPCLTNGDPSLLGIFISHPHLDHLGLLKHISPEIPVHMGPAARRILAAAKPFLPDNWPDLPAGRDYDAWTAMETGPFRVTPYLVDHSAYDSYALLIEAGGKRLFYSGDFRGHGRKAKLFNNLLSRPPKDVDVLLLEGSSLGRLDEAGRFPTEAEIEEQLVQVFSATKGLAMVHASGQNIDRIVSILRATKRTGRKMVMDLYTAAILEATGNPNIPQSNWQNVALFVPQPQRIQIKTNAWFDQLKHHSANRIYGQHLQAAPSEYTLLFRPLFMGDLDRAECLSGAAYIYSQWEGYWERGLYDRVKSWLESRDIAKQSIHTSGHAGPSELKAFANALSPRKVVPIHSFAPDQYAGLFPNVEPHADGQWWEA
- the dxs gene encoding 1-deoxy-D-xylulose-5-phosphate synthase, translating into MSSHSNATFMPREAAPLQHPVDETIAAPRDATPQAPAQIREQTAPPDGHALFSAINHPKDIGALNIAQLEAVAREVRRAIISTVSANGGHLAPSLGVTDLTLALLKVFNPECDRLVWDVGHQAYAYKILTGRRESFHTLRTLGGISGFPRMAESPFDHFGVGHSSTSISAALGMAIARDLAGEDHAVAAIIGDGSMTAGLAYEGLNQAGDLGVNLTVVLNDNEMSISRNVGALSSFLSRKLSKRWVQRFKQQMETWMRQVPRFGDDLANYARLSESSFKGFFTPGMIFEAFKFNYIGPINGHNMRDMVDIFQQVRELEGPVLVHVLTTKGKGYAPAENNPTYFHGVGCFVPETGEAKKMPACLPPYTEIFGRTLVDLAAKNDKIVAITAAMPEGTGLNYFADAYPDRFFDVGICEQHAVTMAAGLASQGYRPVVAVYSTFLQRSYDQVVHDVCLQNLPVTLCLDRAGVVGEDGATHHGVFDVSFLRHIPNLLFMAPKDEAELQRMLVTALNHPGPAAIRYPRGVGVGSPSLDNPSPLPPAQGETLRHGGDAVVVALGSRVHPSLEAAEELSAETGCEVTVFNARFIKPLPEAQLLELARTHSRMLIVEENAVAGGFGSAVLELFAAQGVLRNQRIRLLGIPDVFVEHGPQRMLRKQLGLDKTGIKDALGELFAAAPLNQKDS
- the zwf gene encoding glucose-6-phosphate dehydrogenase; this encodes MTSQDLRDLFVKTSAQPDSRTTVAMPDPNRGTGRHLPPCIIVVFGASGDLAMRKLFPALYHLYSGGHLPEHFAIVGCSRTEFDDSGFRDHVRDSLPSSDNGDQDHRDAFLRSACYQQLKYDNSDDYMALSRRLESVGAFFGTQGNTLFYLAVPPQLYPEISTRLGQSGLAQEKDRTREWSRVVLEKPFGHDLESAKTLSDVLHRHFDEHQIFRIDHYLAKETVQNVLMFRFANTIFEPLWNRNYIDYVGITAAETLGVEKRAGYYEQAGVLRDMFQNHMMQLLSLVAMEPPARFQDEPVRDDKTKVFRSLRPFELQGKFSDLVLGQYAAGRIGDQNVPGYRDEENVAPDSLTPTYALLRSYIDNWRWQGVPFYICSGKRLTKKLTRVIIQFKDVPHAMFRHILGERISSNRLILGIQPDEVINLTFQAKIPGMNNILRTVTMNFDYNQEGKTVIKDAYEKVLMDCLLGDQMLFWRQDAVRLCWAYLTPILELCESCGDRAKHLNFYPAGGWGPEAAATLYPDYLKDHA
- a CDS encoding DUF2905 family protein, which produces MSKFLILITVFLIVTGLFRPLLRKLRLGRLPGDFLIQRGSFRLYLPVTSSIVVGLALIVMVWLFRH
- a CDS encoding ATP-binding protein, which produces MPRLPNLPVGDSSFESIRQNEQLYVDKTSHIYRMVDQGKYYFLSRPRRFGKSLTVSTLRCLFEGRRELFEGLWIAEHGEWDWREHPVVLLDFNGISHETPDILTASLHEHIGLVARANDIPIQTTMLKGRFMELIIALHQKTGQKVVILVDEYDKPLIDHLGKGEKELNIAKGNRDKLKQFFGVIKESNVADALRFVFITGVSKFSRVSIFSELNNLTDLTMSRHYAEMLGYTQEELEASFVEYVAHFARETDQTSQEVLDKLRLMYNGYRFSEKDVRVYNPFSVLSSLQEQAFRNYWFETGTPTFLINLLREKNWYLPEIENMQATVSMFSTYDLENLQPEALLFQTGYVTIKDISGRLYTFDYPNQEVKSAFLEKLLHTYAQNLRDQSRFVLLAEHLLADDLTAFMDTVAAIFKDLAYTLETNRDESYFHTVFYLMVSASGVDARSEVLTCDGRIDLVMHVGERIYIIEFKCNQSADEALAQIKDKGYAQAYRGLGKQIILLGINFDTQKRNVSEWKAEEDGLG